The genomic region AGGGGGCTTAACTCAACATTAATTCCTTTACAGCCAATGTTATGGGCCTTGCAAGCGAATGCCAATGCTTGTCTGATGTTATTTTCAGATCAAAGTGGCATAACTCAacataaaaagtttatcaaagCTTAACTTACGGGCCTTGCAAGTGAATGCTTTTGTTGTAGTTTGCACTTAAAAAGGGGCATAAATCAACATCAACAGTTTATCAAAGCTTATGGGCTCTGCAGGCGAATGCTTATGCTTTCCTGTTGTTTTCAGatcaaaaaggggcataatccaacattaatattttacttaagcCACAGTTATAGGCCTTTCTACACACGTGTATAACATCTTTACTAAGTCTCATGTAGATATAAAGTAATTTGCATTATggattaacattatttttacatgATAACAGACAGcaacaataacgatatcaaggCCATCACAACACCTCATCTTTTCTTCTTTAACATAACAGAAGTATGATGTATGGGATTtcatcaatatacattttatcactatcagatataataatatttgttcatataataGTAACATTCATCTTTAATAACATGCCTAGGAGTGAAAAAATGCAGAATATAAGggacacatgtatatcaatttgAAGATCCTAAAATTTGTCTGTCAACATCATCATTCGAGGCCCAAACTCCAGTTTATTCCCTGAACAAGCATGATTATCACTGGTTGCCAGGCTACGAGGTAGCGGATCCAATCTAGGAAATTTCCATACATTACATGTGGTCTATCCCAGCTGAAAAAACTGTCAAGGAAATATATTCTACAAGCTAGTTTCAACATTTTAGTTGCTTCTATCATATATATGCATAGTTTGCATCATAGAAGTATGACATTTGTACACCATGGATTGGACATGTGCTCAATTCTGTATCCTACAATCTTTCTGGAAAATTCATAAATTTGACTTGCTGCATTGAGATAAATGTGTGGATGTTGAAACGAGTGTTCTAAAATTGCAATACTTGTCCTAAACATCATCCACTACACAGAAGAAAAGGAGGTTACCGTACTCCTTTTATACCAAAAAACTGCAACCATGAAAAACAGTGGTGTCTATATTACATCCAGTAGAATGCGAAAATGGCATGCCTACTagtatgaatattaaaataagagAGTGGCTATGTGCTACTACCTTACACTAACACTAAAGAAGCCTTACCCTAACGCTAGTGACGTATAAAAGTAGCCCTGCCTACATCCGCTTCTGAAAGTGAATTTGGACTTTTGTGTAAAGAAGGTCTCAATTTGGATGATTTTACCCTAATTGAAAAAGAAGTTAAAGGACTATTTCAATTCATTCCTGATGACAACTTTTGACCAACTAGAACTCAGCGAGTAGGATGTATcacctgacgaattatttactgtcgacattatagctgttagattggtattttattcatttataaacaatgatgttgccatttaactttcaagtgtaggtggcatttgaactgaaggtaacaacATTAAGACggacaaaaattaacaataaaaattaacaaagggcaataactgaTACCTTTTATAGTTTATGATATATGCccctgacaaaatttaagcttgaaaattaacaaagggcaataataaaatatagaagcaagagtaacagttcttgtgctcTGCATTTGTCTTAATGAGATggatctacatatgaaatttcaatttGATACCACTAATATTTTAAGAGATATGCCCCGAACAAGTGAAAAAGGAATGCTACTGCAACCGTCGCCCCcaacaaaagtaacccctatatgtcgccTAGTCAGGCGACACAATAAATGATGACAAGACTATTAACACCGCAAAAAATAGTGGAGTATGTATtatgcacatgtatattttatgatatacaaTACTTTTCAGTTAAAACTGTCCAGTGGTCCACTAAGAATTGGTTTGATCTATTGATCATTAAATTGGTAAATTAAATAGAAACAAGTTTATCTACTGATACTTACCCAAAATGCAAGATGTTTTTACATAACCTTCACTAATAACAAGCCTAATCTGATACCAAAATATGAAGCtaaaattttgatattacatttaaaaatttatAACCATAAACAGAACAGTTTTCAGGTAAAGGATACGGACTCGGAAACATTCTCTTGAGATCCACTTTCTCCTTGCAGTAGGGACACGTCTGCTTCTTACCCACAATGCACCAGCCTCGTATACAGAACTCGTGAAAACTGAAACATCTGGTTAAGGATCACAAGATAGCATCTTCTTCTGCAAAATATTGTTACAAGTTGGAAACCAATAACATGATTGTGGTTAGCTTTTCATATGACACgacaatacataattatatacagggATTTTAATATAGAATAAGCAGTATTGCGTTTTTTCCCCAACAGTAGaaagtaaacaatattataatgtaACAATTTCTTCCCGAAAATGAAACTGCGCTGTTGTGATTTTGtattaaaagtataaatgaCAGGCCACCACCTTTTAGAGTACCTCCAGTTGTACGCCCACCAACATGACCGGGACCAGTGCATTGCGTTTGAGCATATAAGGATTTAAAAGCAGGTACTTTAAAAGAAAAGCAGGTACTTTAAGAGAAGACGCACATTTCTTGTATGATGCCTAAAACTTAAGATTTACTATTACTAGTATTATAGTATTATACTAGTATTATAGAATCATTTTTGCTAGTCATCATTCTAAATTACATAGAAATTGATAGCATTCATGTTTAAGTTAAGCTACCTGtcaaactagagctatcacagaatgtgattatGGTAATAACCCCGCAAGCTTAAGTGTCAGTAATATTGCCGGGATAGAGCAGGAGTTTTGTGTGCGATAGATCCACAAACAATGGTGGTTACTTCTGTCAAGTAATTTAAAATCCATCAAAgaatgagaaagatatggacCGCACAAATATGGGACAGACCTATGAACGGATGTGCGTGATTCCTGTATAGCCCTATTTTACTTAGTAAAGCggggatataaatatatacaaggCGCTAAGGATACACATGATCACACTGTAGCTTGCATGTATTTTCTATGACGGCTTCTTCATTATTCTGGACGAGAATTGGGTTCCCACACACAGCACAGATGTTTGGATCTAACCGCTTGCCCGGTAACCCGGTCGTGGTGTAGTACTGAAAGGGAGATAACTCAATGTTATATcctgtgtacatgttttgtCATAATTATGGTTAGCAGCAGTGGTTGCAgtataattataacatattattgattCTGCACTTGGTTACaagtaaattattaaattcTTTGGAGATTATCTTTACACAAGAAAAGTACTGTTAATAAAGAAGTTCAATTctaattgaaataatgaaatgatttaaacaaGGTCAGGGACAACAATTGAAATGAGAGATTTTAGATGTTTACAGAAAATGCATACATCAGTTGACATAATATTGAAATCAGCAaagtaatataaatatctatattatttctgcaaaataaaacagaagatATGTGACTTAGAACATTAATGACACTAAAAGAATGAAGCACACTGAAGGAAATATAGgtatatctttataaatatagtaATGTAACACTATAAATGGTTTGTAAAGTGAGCACTCTCGGGTCTCACCACGGCCACCATTTTCCAGCCTGgacataattatgagtttggtTGGTtttcaccaagccagacaagtgggtttgtCTGGTTTATCCAGTTTCCCCAACAAAATCAGACCACACTCTCGTACAACATCAtaccaacaagagtgacttagtataagctaatATAactttcacaattgttgtaaattaaataaagtttaaattaaattatttgttattacaaCAGTCAACAGTCCAAAATGAAGTCCGACTTACCCCAATATGTACAGCCATGGAATCACTGCAGACTTCTGCAAAATCCCTGGAAACCACCCCGAAATACAGGCCGTAAAACATAACTAGAAGCCCAAAATCCATCGAGGTCTGGGGCTTGATGAGGAACAACATGTTAACCCCCAGCATGGTCAACATGATCACCATGTAGCCGAGAATCCCGGAACCATAACTGATTTTGTAGATGAGCAAAAACCACTTGTATACCATTCTGTAAACGAAAAAGTTGGTATGAATCTAATATGTGAACTAAATACAAATTTAGTCAATGGAATGATATTAGAATCagcatttttatttgcaaactttTAGTTTGAATGGTATTTCAAAAGTAACATGTATCTTTTTAAAGAGTAATTCCgagattttttgattttttttaaaaagagcaGCACAGACTAACTAATAAGCGTGAAAATGGTAAACAAAACCTCAAAGATAACACACTTGTAAATGTCACTTTTGCttaaagtatttaataataaataaatgtataacagTTAGAACATATTGTGTAAAATCTCACTTGCGTCACTTGCTctgcccttcttaatcattaagattttacacaatAAGTTCAAACTGACTTGGATAAGAATGTGTTTACTGAAGGCGGggggaaccaaattatgacaTCATGTctaagttgtaaaaatgatattcttaaCAATTAAGCATGGTACTCAATGGCAGCCAAAACGTGATCTTATTAGCTGTCAATGTAGGTCATAATCCTAATGACTTTAATTGCCAAAATGCATCCCTTAAATACAATTGAGACTAGGGCTTCTAAAAACGaacaatttgccggtctggaccaaTTTTGACCAATTCGACCAATTTTACTAAgagaaaatggtaaaaaaaattgtctgaaatttgttcattttttttttttttataatttcggtcCAGACAGTACAATATGTAAAAAAGGTAATACATAAACCTGGTTTGTCATTCACACAAACCCCTCAAAaccccaataaaagtgacaagATAACCATCAGACCAACAAGACCAGCTGCTTTGTTTTTGCTACAATGAACACTTGTTATTTTCTAATTGGCAGACGCTTGTAAtcggtccaaacacgtggtaGATCACATGAGACACATAATTAATGAAATTAAGTGCCTTAAGCTATCAATTAAAGAACTTTTAAATCAGTCTGTTTGAGACTTAAACGTACCTTGGAGTCCTGCCATGTATAGGTTTACGTGTAGAATGGAACACAATGTAGGCGGTGATGATGGAGAATATCGCCCAGATGATGATGAACCTCGTCCAGCCAAACTTGAGGCAGAAACCCACTGGTATCACCCACATGCCAAGCAAGGTGGCCCGCTGAAACACAGAGTATGATACAGCtaggttttagccaggttttaaaaaggaaagGGTGCTACAGAAGAGGGTCAGGATGCTAAGGGACAAAAAGACACATTGTATCAGGCAGAGAATAATTAAAGCATTATGAATTGCatagaaaatgttagaaattgtgCTTATTTGAAGAAATAGTTGGTTTCATCTACCAAgtatataaagtttgtttgaattcataatcatatttccagttttaataaaaataatataggTTTAATGCATTtgcatgtttaactcatttgactttaacatatgataaaaaatataaacctttataaatgttctttttttaattaatagctaggTTCGTTGCCACAGATTACCAGttaaaaacaccaaaatattgCTTATGTATAACTTATATCTTCTTTCATAGAGTAGGGATGTTTTAGATGCAAATTGATTCATATTAAATCAGAATTACCGGTACTGAAGAAACAATGGAACAAAGACTTGAACTTCCGGAacaacttccaaaattgatgacAAGGATGTAACTACTTCcaatttcaaattcttaatggaagccttGCTATTTACTTGATATGATCTGAAGTATCTCTGTTTCCACTGTACAAGGAGGATCTGGGCGACAACGAGGGTAGCTATCAGGATCAGTATCATCTCCGCGTGCATCGCCTCGTGACCTTTGTGCTTCTCGTGTAACCGCGCATGCTCGATCCTAGAAGAACATAGCGAGAGGTATGTAAAATGGTATGGTGAGAGGAAGACAATGTTAGCATTGCTTTGAGATACTACATCATCATACTGTAGCTAGTAAATTGGAAGATActtttttggacaaaattttTAGAAACATTTCAAGGCCCTTATAAAAGGATTATACTAAGCCCACTATTTTTGTGTTGATATAATATGGGTAATAATTACATTCAGTAATAGTTATTGGATTTGTAATGAAAAATTATCCTTAAGATTATTAcgataaacttatttttattttgttaaatcaaGATTTATTAGGAAATTTTGCTTTATCAAATAACCTTCAAAAGCTTGTTATTCTCACGAAATTTCAAAAGTTAAGGGCCTCAGCCTGCCTCATATGATGTTCACATGtactaataatatatataaaactgaataaaatattaacaattaagTTAGTAAAAGCCAATGCAGCTTATTTCATCTTCATTTCATCCAGTTCTGAAGAAGATCGTAATTGAGTAATAATCTGAGTTATAATTGTTGTCTTATTTTGTATTCtcttgatgaaatatgtaccTGGGTACTTCACACACAAATTTCTATATTTTGAGAAATAATTTTACCTCCATCTTTCCTTTTCTGACAACTTTGACAGGTCTATAgtctgaaaaatgaaaataacatgatGTCAGTCTGTAAGTACATTCAATACATTCAATGGGCAAGTTCTACAAGAAAATGTTAGATGTTTCCAATAATCTGGCTTAAAtcttaaagttaaaacaatcataaaaaagagtgtaatatattttaagtgtaaATTGCAATCCATATATTAATTTTTAACGAGTAAAAGATAATagcaaaagaaaatttaaataataataagaatcaataaggtttttatttgcaaataacaaataaaaatgctaTAAATAATAATCCAGTTAAACCCTATGATGACCCTTGATAGTATTTGTATTtgaagggacttgctcatgtttttggaccaaaaattagttttaccagtaacgcatctgaaaacacttattttaatgttttttttactctatGTTACCGgaattgaagaaaaaatacattggaagtataaacaaaattgttggttttagtggggtgaGAACCCACACCGGTAgcaaagaaaaaatagaaaactgatGCCTGAACCACTAAGCCACACGGACATACACAACAGTAGatggatttttttatcattaagaatACACAGATAACATGAAGTGATAATGTCAGTCATCCAATCACGCTACAACAAATTGCAGAATCCCGTAAGTACCAGTATTAAAAATTGTGGTCTGtgctgtcagtatcttagttttgaCACTCATAATGGtttgccaaactttattttgtaactcaacttttttttggtaaaatatgcattttgcaAACCATGAGCAAGTCCAAAACAAAGAGAAAGATCAGTGGTACATGTACAATTTCtacaatgtatctttaaaaGGATATATTTATTCAGGCACATGCATTTCATGAGCATAACCCTATGTCTAATCTAGAGCATGCGTTAAATCACAAATTACCTCCATATTAAGAGAGTAATGACCTTTGGGATAATTCTGCCACTTCATTTTCATTATCACTTACTTGTATCCTAGATTACTATAAAATAGTTGAGACTATAAACATAAAGCATGAATGATAATGATGCTGTATGCTAGTTTCCGAGTTTGCACTAAGAAAGTAGAAAAAAagaattgatatattttaattgatatattttaaatcaaactgaaTACATGAAAGAAATCCATTAAATTTTAACTAGTTAAAATTGTGATGTTACGatgattgattataattgattggttgggcctgaaatcaaTGACAGTCAATTTGGTCATAATCAATCATCAATTTAACTAGCTAGTTGTCTTCCTTCTTTCCTTTCATTATTTGtgttcaattaatttattaatgaattCATAAGTGTTCAGTTGTTATCCTTGACAATATGgcgaaagcaacaacaacacttaacaacTCCAAGCATATACATAGTTAAGGATGACTAGTTACTGTTCAAGaaaaaaattacaattaaagtattttgaaaaaagattgtACTATCCAAAACCAGTTTCTTGAGTGGAACTGATTATCGATGGTCTGGAACTGATTTGCAACACTAGTATTAGACAATAAGCtcttaaaaaaatgcatgcTCATGCTTTAGGaagactttaaaataaatatttctttgcaaTGTAGCAAGTTtacattgtttcttttttcagatTCTTATTGGTATCACTGTCCAAAGACTGCTGTTCtagtttttatttgacaaatatttattattggcAAAAATGCCATtgagtatttaaaaatatattttggctttaatgggattttacccgagattggcaccaaaaaaagttttttctgtaacgaatctcaggacaattatttattagaatgtgttacgctttgatatcataattgtaaaaaagtaccaaaatgtaaaaaaaaaattgtgtcggagacagGGTTCGAAttgtgtcgccaaaattgcagaccagcgttgtatccactgtgctacaaaggcttacttCAAACGAGTGGTATATTTTAGCTAtatataccttacttggtaatatcacgtgataacatagACTAGCCAGTCACGCattaggaatgaattctactaggtagacatagtaatcttttttaatggaaaaatacgaaataactgctaaacttaaataaattgtaaactatgtggtacttcagttagtaagtttcaatgcattgtacacattaataccaagtttatgtcagttttcgacaattttctttttttcttgcaaattgatcatctggtgcacagttgctttaaggTGAATACGGTaaagaatagaaataaaaaaactgaaaaaaaaaaatctagcaTTTAATTGCAgccttttatttgtttatatttttattctgaATGCAATAACCTTTCATTCATTTCtaatttatgtgaaaattaaaatgatcatCAGGGTTTGACACTTAAGGTAGTCCGGTAGCCCGAGACGACAAGATTTTTGGTCGGACTACCAgaaattttaagtcaatagtcTGTCGGACGTCTAGAAAAATTAAATATCACATCAGTTAATtgagcataaaatctttattagGCTTAAACTTGCATAAAatgtcatgttaaaaaaaaaacgaacatcAGCAGTAAATGCTCATTCTAAAGTTTGCCGAAAATGGCTGAGCAGTTCCGGACAACGTGGAGTGTTCAATGAATTTCGTGCGCATTTCATATAGACTTTTGACCAATATTTAAACCAGTCTTTAGAATGTCTTAATTAAGAAAGGGAAAAACCAATTTCGCACTGAGTGGTGTGTTTTAATCCTTAGACATGTGAACCTCTTTCAATCTCAGCGAGGTAGATTCTGGTCCAGAAGTGGTGAAATTTCTAAGtcccttgcattttcagtcaGAAACAATGATAGATACGATGTAAACCAAAGCTTGATGGcggttactatttttagattttctgaaaatacatCAGGGTTATTATGGTTTAGGGTATTGTCAAATGTCTGTGTCACAATAAAGCAAACAGAAGGAACATAATGTCTCGCTTGTGAAAtcttttaaatgacttttaGAAAAGCAGCtgataaaataatcatactgcCTACATAGGTCTAATgcagtgtaagtgcagacgacAGCAGACTTGTGTGCGTTAATTTTTGCGCCAAAATGTCGTAACATTTTATGCATTGAAGCTAGGGCAAATAACAACTTTGATCTAATACTACCATATTAGAAAAGTAATTAATAACACTTTGGGagtttatttcattactttttttttaagcattattgtATTAACAAAGAAAACTGAATAATAGGATGccaaattatcaaatattgccTATAAGTAAAATGTCTGTCATTTGAGCCGTAACTTAGCAATGATTTCGGTAGAGGTGTCAAGTGATTTATTACACTGATTTCCCGAAaggtttaaaaattatatttaaatgccGGAATTGTTTGATTGAGATAGATAAAAAAGACCAATCAAATGGTTATACTGACAATGTTCTAAGGAGATGCCTAAGTCTCGCAAAACACTCAAGAAATCAGTTGCAGGCTTGCATTATTTTTGGACTACCAGAAAATTTGCTAGACTACCCAGATTTCAGATCCAGTAATCGGGGGACTACCTTGTGAAAAATATTAGTGTCTAACCATGATCATATGGGGTAACTAGTCCATATGAACAGCTGCTTCAGAGTCCTGTGACAATTTAAGTTTGGGCGTCTCTATATTTCCACATACTAGTTATTGACTTATCCtgattttaaaagtttcaaaGTGAATCACTGGTTAgaactatttattaaatatagtaTGTACTGTATCCGAAAGGCTTTTCTTCCGGAATATGGACTTTTCTTTCCTTTTGTGGGACTCtttaaatttactttattttagaTCAGGAGCTGTCGATTTCTGCTTATAATAtaaccaaaacataaataaataaaattaaacctTATTTAACTGTATATGATGAAGCTCAGCGTTGTGATCTACGTGTTGTTCCATATCGATTTAAGTCGGCAGCAGTCAACAGCCGCCTTATGTTAAATGGCAGCAGACACTCAATATGGTACATGCACATACTTCATCGGATAATCACGACTATTGTCCAAGAAGACGATTTACCATGCGCCTTTACTGATGATGATGTATGGCCAGGAATGAGGATCTTCATTTGCTAATTAACTCGCCTACGTGGTCTTGTGCTAtagatttaatttcattttttaaagaaaatcatgatgatgatttaacagtttaaaaattgaattaaatacgCTTACCGTTTTTCTAATAAATACTTTGTTAAGACCTGTGCTTTTAGGAGACGTCTacgaatataaattatttagtaTGTGGCGGAAGTCCAGCTATTGAACATATATGtaaagaagtagttctttgaTATAGATATTGGCTATAAATCGTGAAGACAAACCAAGGTCATAAACTCTGCCAAATTACAGGAAGTTCAATCTGACCTATGAATAAAGGCCGCGCGTATCTCGTCCTGTTATTTGCTCCGGAAATAAATCACGTTTGTCACATAATGGTATGTCACGGCGAAACCGTCGAGATGGTGAGGTTAAGTGCGATACAACTTAATCTTCTTAATCTTGACCCGGTGAACTCGTGGCTTCATTTATTCTTCTTAATCGCTTAAGAGAATCTCTAATAGAGGAagcagtaaaaaaaaatcacgatggaattttagtttttaatcaAATGCTATCTCACCATTGTTGGATGGTAAGAGCCATGTGAAATTAATGTCCATTATAAGTATGTTGACCCTTATCATTGTATTAACTATATAAACTACAATAAAACCTGAAATGCtatttaatttagaaattattttatttaaaaaaacctcAATGACAATGAATAGTTTCGGATGCAGTTTCGGATGCTGTTTAGTGTTTTCGGTGGTATTTCTTGGACAAGTTTCGACTTTGCCAACCGGTTGTAAACAGAAACCAAATCAGATAGGACAATATACCCTGAAATGCGAGGGCTTGTCTCTAACCAGCGTTCCAACGGGTCTGGGACCATTAAGCTTCATATACCTGTCAGGGAGCTCCGATCATAAGAACAATATTACGGCCTTACGGTCCGGCAATTTTGACGGCGCCACTAAGCTCTTCTCCCTCGAGATTTCCTGGAGCCAGATACAGACCGTTGGTACTGGCACATTTGCTGGACTTGGTGAGCTACACAATCTAAACCTGGCTAACAACAACATTCGGAGACTCACAGCCAACACATTTAAAGGATTGTCAAAGCTAAGGTCTCTCGACCTATCTGGGAACAAGGATTGCGAGTTTGACCGTACGATGTTCACAAATATTGCTATTTTAGAGGAACTCAACCTAGGTGACATGAATCTAAGGAAAATAGACAACAGTTTGTTTTCTGGTTTGAGGCACTTGAAAGTTCTAAAACTTCAAATGAATAACATCAAGAAAATCCATCAAAATGTTATCCTCAACATTCCTTCTTTGCAAACCCTGGACATGAACGGAAATAAACTTCGAGGCATACCAGAGGAGctgaaatcaaaattgaaagcAATGACACAAATTCACATCTCCGAGAATCCCCTTCAGTGTAACTGCCAGCTGCTTTGGCTTCGTGAACTAGCTGAGCGATTCTATTACAGCAAAACTGATGCGAGCGACATCATCTGTAACGGCCCTGCCAGGCTGAAATATTCATCGTTTGTCAACGTGCCCAAGTCTGAATTTGTTTGCATTCCTCCCAAAATTGTGAGATGCCAACAGGAGACGTATTCGCTACCCGAGCATCAACGGCTAACGATTGAGTGCGAGTTTGAGGGAGACCCTGAACCAAGTGGGATCAAGTGGAGAAGACCTGACGGCCAGCTGATGGATGGACGAGGAACGAATCATGGACAATACGAAATAACGGAAAATGGCACGCTGATCATTCGTTCGGTGAACACTATTGATGATGGCTCATGG from Mya arenaria isolate MELC-2E11 chromosome 3, ASM2691426v1 harbors:
- the LOC128229145 gene encoding RING finger protein 121-like codes for the protein MEQHVDHNAELHHIQLNKTIDLSKLSEKERWRIEHARLHEKHKGHEAMHAEMILILIATLVVAQILLVQWKQRYFRSYQRATLLGMWVIPVGFCLKFGWTRFIIIWAIFSIITAYIVFHSTRKPIHGRTPRMVYKWFLLIYKISYGSGILGYMVIMLTMLGVNMLFLIKPQTSMDFGLLVMFYGLYFGVVSRDFAEVCSDSMAVHIGYYTTTGLPGKRLDPNICAVCGNPILVQNNEEAVIENTCKLQCDHVFHEFCIRGWCIVGKKQTCPYCKEKVDLKRMFPSPWDRPHVMYGNFLDWIRYLVAWQPVIIMLVQGINWSLGLE
- the LOC128226066 gene encoding leucine-rich repeat-containing protein 4B-like codes for the protein MNSFGCSFGCCLVFSVVFLGQVSTLPTGCKQKPNQIGQYTLKCEGLSLTSVPTGLGPLSFIYLSGSSDHKNNITALRSGNFDGATKLFSLEISWSQIQTVGTGTFAGLGELHNLNLANNNIRRLTANTFKGLSKLRSLDLSGNKDCEFDRTMFTNIAILEELNLGDMNLRKIDNSLFSGLRHLKVLKLQMNNIKKIHQNVILNIPSLQTLDMNGNKLRGIPEELKSKLKAMTQIHISENPLQCNCQLLWLRELAERFYYSKTDASDIICNGPARLKYSSFVNVPKSEFVCIPPKIVRCQQETYSLPEHQRLTIECEFEGDPEPSGIKWRRPDGQLMDGRGTNHGQYEITENGTLIIRSVNTIDDGSWTVTAYNKTASDDLAVSVHVNLSTTPTETKPTRHSTPTAITKTVTDSISTSALTRSGTIRQVSNTTIQTTTTTSKPFLKTVDPSPEEHVARDDGLSVWVVAGAATCTTLAVGGLGAVVWCLVKRSKKVVPSTECLRHSNPKKIVVYL